The Sedimentisphaera salicampi genome includes a region encoding these proteins:
- a CDS encoding metallophosphoesterase: MEIGLIHLTDLHLESKTDIANKIKSLCSVTNNELSTAGKRYLVISGDLVNQGKAEEYAKAKEIFQNISEKCNIDNLIMVPGNHDCNFDLNNQIRKNIISNIDYDTIGNDDSVIKQATEVQKDFWDFYSEFNEKPDNYLAYKIVDSFNGINISFICFNTSWMSSKNEKVGSLFFPTKIIENLGDSTDISISVFHHPLNWFSPNKTTNNRNEFQAYLDRISNLKLIGHEHENKSISRTDLDTNINVLEFSGEIFNKNSDSHSGFQIFKIKPKEDKILLKKYFWNDDLYINDNHEREISIQKTSNRKLNIKKHFLDKLDDIEIPLHIEKRQISLSQVYVYPDLEERKEDFNELDSYIDSRQLLENTKFSKVILDGDSQIGKTSLLSILFKEFYKLGHYPFLLNGEDINITSIDELIRKHFHEIYDNNSQLDRYLQIENNKKVILIDDFYRNKLNGERLKQFIEEISNKYAKIIIVTDSSVELSAEVQSVFNDYDKLTIKPLGYIKTDELITNYFECKSDFSTLGEQAKLSKIKSSFNQVRSLLGDKILPSYPVFILSLLRTLDEATFSLNETSYGYCYESLLYFAFKSKAKLEENQLSYYLSFIEQLAFDLFKTNRTFFDDTYLCYFYEEYKKNHFIDDFCTLEKILLDSYVLKKYDNTYQFGYKYIYYFLAAKHIAGLINTEEGKKIIKGLFDKLYLEENANILVFVTHHTKDNDFIEKSVIKAMEPFECIEPITLKKDCKYYSLISGLAEDIKKEILKADISPSKKRKEDLGEVDNNYQKLNDNDFTENDVVRPYITAFKAIDIVSQIIKNRVGYLKKDDLVTYINEIYLTGFRMIGAIGETYNNAKDEILNDLVNSIIDDIEKRAKNREYLMAEPIDRSVIEKKVYRFFEIINLQICLSIFSKLVESAGIDDCKVREIYSKVANNINTPAAQLVTFSIRSYYYGVSVKEIKDHAEKFYNNPVALKILKARVISYVYNNHLAYKTKQQISEILGLQLRPIQR, translated from the coding sequence AAAGCAGAAGAATATGCTAAAGCAAAAGAAATATTTCAAAATATTTCAGAAAAATGCAATATCGACAATCTAATAATGGTCCCTGGAAATCATGATTGTAATTTTGACCTTAATAACCAGATCAGAAAAAACATTATAAGTAATATTGATTACGATACTATTGGTAATGATGACTCGGTAATAAAACAGGCAACAGAAGTACAAAAAGATTTCTGGGATTTTTATTCTGAATTTAATGAGAAGCCAGATAATTATCTTGCATATAAAATCGTTGATAGTTTTAACGGAATTAATATATCCTTTATATGCTTTAATACTTCATGGATGTCTAGCAAAAATGAGAAAGTTGGAAGTTTATTCTTTCCTACAAAAATAATTGAAAATTTGGGGGATAGTACTGATATTTCAATTTCGGTATTTCACCACCCTTTAAACTGGTTTTCTCCGAATAAAACAACAAATAATAGAAATGAGTTCCAAGCTTATCTAGATAGAATTTCAAACCTTAAGCTAATTGGGCATGAACATGAGAATAAATCAATATCCAGAACAGATTTGGATACAAATATTAATGTCTTGGAGTTTTCAGGTGAAATCTTCAATAAAAACAGTGATTCTCATTCGGGATTCCAAATATTCAAAATTAAACCTAAAGAGGATAAAATATTATTAAAAAAATATTTTTGGAACGATGATTTATACATCAATGATAATCATGAAAGAGAAATTTCGATACAAAAAACATCAAATCGAAAGCTTAATATAAAAAAGCATTTTTTGGACAAACTTGATGACATTGAAATTCCTTTACATATTGAAAAAAGGCAAATTTCATTATCGCAAGTATATGTATATCCAGATCTTGAAGAAAGAAAGGAAGATTTCAATGAGTTGGATAGTTACATTGATTCCAGGCAACTGTTAGAAAATACAAAATTTAGCAAAGTAATTTTAGATGGAGATAGTCAAATAGGAAAGACGTCTTTATTATCAATACTTTTCAAGGAGTTCTATAAATTGGGACATTATCCGTTTTTATTAAACGGTGAAGATATAAACATTACGAGTATAGATGAATTAATACGAAAACATTTTCATGAAATATATGATAATAATTCTCAGCTTGATAGGTATTTACAGATAGAAAATAATAAGAAAGTAATATTGATAGATGATTTTTATAGAAATAAACTAAATGGCGAAAGATTAAAACAATTTATCGAAGAGATTTCTAATAAATATGCTAAAATTATTATTGTTACAGATTCGTCTGTTGAATTATCAGCAGAAGTTCAATCTGTGTTCAATGACTATGACAAACTGACAATAAAACCCCTTGGATATATAAAAACTGATGAATTAATAACCAATTATTTTGAATGCAAAAGTGATTTTTCTACATTAGGAGAGCAGGCAAAATTATCAAAAATAAAAAGTTCCTTTAATCAGGTCAGGAGCCTGTTAGGGGATAAAATATTACCTTCATATCCTGTGTTTATCTTATCTTTATTAAGAACTTTAGATGAAGCTACATTTAGTTTAAATGAAACATCATATGGTTATTGCTATGAGTCGTTGCTCTACTTTGCATTTAAATCAAAAGCCAAGTTAGAAGAAAATCAATTAAGTTATTATTTATCCTTTATAGAACAATTAGCATTTGACTTATTTAAAACAAATAGAACATTTTTTGATGATACTTATTTGTGTTATTTTTATGAGGAATACAAGAAAAACCATTTTATTGATGATTTTTGTACATTAGAAAAAATTCTTCTGGATTCTTATGTTCTAAAAAAATACGATAATACATATCAATTTGGCTATAAATACATCTATTATTTTTTAGCTGCAAAACACATTGCAGGCCTCATTAATACAGAAGAGGGCAAAAAAATAATTAAAGGCTTGTTTGATAAATTATACCTTGAAGAAAATGCTAATATTCTTGTTTTTGTCACACACCATACAAAAGACAATGATTTTATTGAAAAGTCTGTGATAAAAGCAATGGAGCCTTTTGAATGTATTGAACCAATAACACTAAAAAAAGATTGTAAATATTACTCTTTGATATCGGGATTAGCGGAAGATATTAAAAAAGAAATTTTAAAAGCTGATATATCACCTAGTAAAAAAAGGAAAGAAGATTTAGGCGAGGTCGATAATAATTACCAAAAATTAAATGATAATGATTTTACTGAAAATGACGTTGTTAGGCCATATATTACAGCCTTCAAAGCTATAGATATTGTTTCTCAAATAATAAAAAACCGTGTCGGCTATTTAAAAAAAGATGATTTGGTAACTTACATTAACGAGATATATCTTACAGGATTCAGAATGATTGGGGCGATAGGCGAAACCTATAATAATGCTAAAGACGAAATTTTAAACGATCTTGTTAATTCAATCATTGACGATATAGAAAAAAGGGCTAAAAACAGAGAATACTTGATGGCAGAACCCATAGATCGCTCAGTAATTGAAAAAAAAGTTTATAGATTTTTTGAAATAATTAATCTTCAAATATGCTTAAGTATATTTTCTAAATTGGTTGAGTCAGCTGGTATTGACGACTGTAAAGTCAGAGAAATATATTCAAAAGTAGCTAATAATATTAATACCCCTGCAGCCCAATTAGTAACATTTAGTATTAGGTCATACTACTATGGGGTGTCTGTCAAAGAAATTAAAGATCATGCTGAAAAGTTTTATAACAATCCAGTTGCACTGAAAATATTAAAGGCAAGAGTTATATCATATGTTTATAACAACCATTTAGCTTACAAAACGAAACAACAGATTTCTGAAATATTAGGATTACAGCTTAGACCAATTCAAAGATAG
- a CDS encoding arsenate reductase ArsC, translating to MAKKKVLFLCTGNSCRSQMAEAWTRELKSQTVEPFSAGLNPKGIDPFAVDAMEEAGLDTQMLSSKSLEVFLEETFDMIITLCDNAKESCPVFPGAEKVVHKSFHDPPEMASAYHYQDLKLDCYRKVRDEIRDFIKTLKI from the coding sequence ATGGCGAAAAAGAAAGTTCTTTTTCTGTGTACGGGTAATTCGTGTCGAAGCCAGATGGCAGAGGCGTGGACAAGGGAGCTGAAATCTCAAACTGTTGAGCCCTTCTCCGCAGGCCTGAACCCCAAGGGGATAGACCCCTTTGCTGTTGATGCGATGGAAGAGGCAGGGCTCGATACTCAGATGCTCAGCTCGAAATCACTGGAGGTTTTCCTTGAGGAAACCTTTGATATGATAATAACGCTCTGCGATAATGCAAAAGAGAGCTGCCCAGTTTTTCCGGGGGCGGAAAAGGTGGTTCATAAAAGCTTCCACGACCCGCCCGAGATGGCATCTGCATATCATTATCAAGACCTCAAACTCGACTGCTACAGAAAAGTGCGGGATGAGATCAGGGATTTTATCAAAACGCTAAAAATTTAA
- the argS gene encoding arginine--tRNA ligase, translated as MKLTADILEERLSSVLKEITGSEFPAIVRPSANPKFGDYQSNGVMAAAKKTKQNPRGLAEKAADKLDVSDICDEPEIAGPGFINFRIKPEFLSKALLETASDPERLGIEKVQSPEKVVVDYSGPNIAKEMHVGHLRSTIIGDCICRLLEFAGHNAVRQNHIGDWGTQFGMLCALLERKKESGEKVSMALSDLESFYREAKKLYDEDEKFAQTARAAIAGLHRGEQFWKQSWIDIIEESRKHYSLIYQRLNATLTREDERGESAYAGQLQEIVDHLKEKGCAEVSDGAVCVFPEGFKNKDGSPLPFIVQKSDGAFLYATTDLAALKYRIDKLGADEIVYVTDARQILHFKMLFATAKLAGIAQNQKLRHVTFGTMLGEDGKPFKTRSGDTVKLKDLLEEAVERAYSVVNQKNPGLSEDEKKSIAEAVGIGAIKYSDYSNNRTTDYIFSFDKMLSMDGNTAPYMQYACARVKSIEKKAKEKGIDTQSEIDGLDRLEVLEDAERDLAVHLLKYGLAIRGALAEYKPNFITAYLYELAQKFSAFYTNCPVLSSEGITRSSRLTLCRLTHQTLRHGLEEILRIDVPEQM; from the coding sequence ATGAAGCTAACAGCAGACATACTCGAGGAAAGACTCAGCTCTGTATTGAAAGAGATAACCGGCAGCGAATTCCCTGCGATAGTACGTCCTTCAGCAAACCCCAAATTCGGCGATTATCAGTCTAACGGTGTTATGGCTGCGGCCAAAAAAACAAAGCAGAATCCAAGAGGGCTCGCTGAGAAGGCTGCAGATAAGCTTGATGTATCGGATATATGCGACGAGCCGGAAATTGCAGGCCCTGGATTTATAAATTTCCGCATAAAACCTGAATTCCTCAGCAAGGCCCTTTTAGAAACTGCATCTGATCCTGAGAGGCTCGGTATCGAGAAGGTTCAGTCTCCTGAGAAGGTTGTGGTGGATTATTCCGGCCCGAATATCGCAAAAGAGATGCACGTAGGCCATTTGAGGAGCACTATAATCGGAGACTGCATCTGCAGGCTGCTGGAATTTGCCGGGCATAATGCGGTAAGGCAGAACCATATCGGCGACTGGGGCACTCAATTCGGTATGCTCTGCGCACTTCTCGAACGCAAGAAGGAATCCGGCGAAAAGGTATCAATGGCCCTTTCAGACCTCGAATCCTTCTACAGGGAAGCGAAAAAGCTTTACGATGAGGATGAAAAATTTGCCCAGACAGCAAGAGCCGCAATCGCAGGCCTGCACAGAGGCGAGCAGTTCTGGAAGCAGAGCTGGATTGATATAATCGAAGAGAGCAGAAAACATTATTCACTGATCTATCAAAGGCTCAATGCAACTCTTACAAGAGAAGATGAGCGGGGCGAAAGCGCCTATGCCGGCCAGCTGCAGGAGATTGTAGATCACCTCAAAGAGAAAGGCTGCGCAGAGGTGTCTGATGGAGCGGTATGCGTTTTTCCGGAAGGGTTCAAGAACAAAGACGGCTCGCCCCTTCCGTTTATAGTGCAGAAAAGCGACGGGGCATTCCTCTACGCCACTACCGACCTTGCAGCCCTCAAATACCGCATTGATAAGCTGGGGGCAGACGAGATAGTTTACGTTACAGATGCAAGGCAGATCCTGCATTTCAAGATGCTTTTCGCCACAGCAAAACTCGCAGGCATAGCACAGAACCAAAAGCTCAGACACGTAACCTTCGGCACAATGCTCGGTGAAGACGGCAAGCCCTTCAAAACCCGTTCCGGGGATACCGTTAAGCTCAAAGACCTGCTGGAAGAGGCCGTTGAGAGGGCTTATTCTGTGGTTAATCAGAAGAACCCGGGGCTGAGCGAGGATGAGAAGAAATCAATAGCAGAGGCTGTGGGCATAGGTGCGATAAAGTATTCAGACTACTCCAACAACCGCACCACCGACTACATCTTCAGCTTCGATAAGATGCTCTCGATGGACGGGAATACAGCACCATATATGCAGTATGCCTGCGCAAGGGTTAAATCTATAGAGAAGAAGGCCAAAGAAAAGGGAATCGATACTCAGAGCGAAATTGACGGGCTTGATAGGCTCGAAGTGCTGGAAGATGCCGAAAGGGATCTGGCAGTTCATCTGCTCAAATACGGGCTCGCAATAAGAGGCGCACTTGCGGAATACAAGCCGAACTTCATCACCGCTTATCTCTACGAGCTTGCTCAGAAATTCAGCGCCTTCTACACTAACTGCCCTGTGCTCAGCTCAGAGGGAATTACCAGAAGCTCAAGGCTTACCCTCTGCCGGCTCACCCACCAGACCCTCAGGCACGGTTTGGAGGAGATTCTTCGGATAGACGTTCCTGAGCAGATGTAG
- the rsfS gene encoding ribosome silencing factor — MELLVLIPEKEKKKAENFAVEMARLVSDRHFSDVVVLDLCGQNPAVEYLVIATGTSDRQTRSVAEEVLKEAKQTGFQAFGKAGFEQGRWILLDFVDVVVHLFESEFREYYDLELLWGDAKQIQWQES, encoded by the coding sequence TTGGAGCTTCTTGTATTGATACCAGAAAAAGAAAAGAAAAAAGCTGAGAATTTTGCAGTAGAGATGGCTCGTCTGGTCTCAGACAGGCACTTCTCAGATGTGGTTGTGCTTGATTTATGCGGGCAGAATCCGGCAGTTGAGTATTTGGTAATCGCAACGGGCACAAGCGACCGTCAAACCAGAAGCGTTGCAGAGGAAGTTCTTAAGGAGGCCAAGCAGACCGGCTTTCAGGCCTTTGGAAAAGCCGGCTTCGAACAGGGTAGATGGATACTGCTTGATTTTGTGGACGTGGTAGTACATCTGTTTGAGAGCGAATTCAGAGAATACTACGACCTCGAACTGCTTTGGGGCGATGCGAAACAGATTCAGTGGCAGGAGAGTTAG
- the nadD gene encoding nicotinate (nicotinamide) nucleotide adenylyltransferase — MMAEKLLLFGGTFDPVHKGHTNILQAAYQQGGFDRAIVLPNAISPLKTGSPEASNAQRFEMLELAFSGLEWCSISDMEFNMPQPSYTVNTLEKLKSESPSAQLFWLCGADVIKEFHMWYRADKIIELASLAVVKRDSARRPDFAEIEAKLGKKLPHIIIDSPLYDISSTEIRRRLSSGNVISGLVPEAVEQYIKENNVYSANSAG, encoded by the coding sequence ATGATGGCTGAAAAACTCCTTCTATTTGGCGGGACATTCGATCCCGTACATAAAGGCCATACAAATATCCTTCAGGCTGCCTACCAGCAAGGCGGATTTGACAGAGCAATTGTTCTGCCCAACGCAATATCGCCGCTCAAAACTGGCTCACCCGAGGCCTCCAATGCCCAGCGTTTTGAGATGCTGGAGCTTGCATTTTCCGGATTAGAATGGTGCAGCATTTCGGATATGGAATTCAATATGCCCCAGCCCAGCTACACCGTCAACACGCTGGAAAAACTCAAGAGCGAGAGCCCATCTGCCCAGCTCTTCTGGCTCTGCGGGGCGGATGTGATAAAAGAATTCCATATGTGGTACAGGGCAGATAAGATTATCGAGCTTGCCTCGCTGGCGGTGGTTAAGAGGGATTCTGCCAGACGGCCTGATTTTGCAGAAATTGAGGCGAAGCTCGGCAAAAAACTGCCGCATATCATCATAGATTCGCCTCTTTACGATATAAGCAGTACAGAAATCCGCCGCAGACTAAGCAGCGGAAATGTAATCTCAGGGCTTGTACCAGAAGCTGTGGAGCAGTATATAAAGGAAAATAATGTTTACTCCGCTAACTCAGCAGGTTGA
- the miaA gene encoding tRNA (adenosine(37)-N6)-dimethylallyltransferase MiaA encodes MSEKKVIITGVTAGGKSSLAYGLAQKIGAEIISIDSMKVYKKMDIGTAKPPQERRDVVKYHLTDVVEPWEEFGVSSFLELKDKALEDIYSRNNRVIGVGGTAMYLKNMLYGLFDGPGTSNQLRDKLRKKLETEGKQAFHQQLSRIDPQAADKIHPNDTKRLIRAMEVYELTGRPISSFQVHFNSSPDPSWIVIGIRREKELESRRINARVKRMIETGLVEEAEMLYSLDKPLSKQAAAAIGYAELFEVFKGNMELEKAVEQIKINTRKFAKSQRTWFKNFHNIKWINAGQDESEVSILDRAMKILQQEGGLDDG; translated from the coding sequence TTGAGCGAAAAGAAAGTCATAATCACCGGCGTTACAGCAGGCGGAAAGAGCTCGCTGGCCTACGGTCTTGCGCAGAAAATCGGCGCTGAGATTATAAGCATAGACTCCATGAAGGTTTATAAAAAAATGGATATCGGCACTGCCAAACCGCCGCAGGAAAGAAGAGACGTGGTAAAATACCATCTGACTGATGTTGTGGAGCCGTGGGAGGAGTTTGGCGTGAGCAGCTTTCTTGAGCTGAAAGATAAGGCTCTTGAAGATATTTATTCAAGGAATAACAGGGTTATAGGCGTCGGCGGAACAGCGATGTATCTCAAGAATATGCTCTACGGCCTTTTCGATGGCCCGGGAACATCCAATCAGCTAAGAGACAAGCTCAGAAAGAAGCTCGAAACTGAAGGCAAACAGGCCTTCCACCAGCAGCTAAGCAGGATAGACCCGCAGGCCGCAGACAAAATTCACCCAAACGATACCAAAAGGCTCATCAGGGCAATGGAGGTTTACGAGCTTACAGGCAGGCCGATAAGTTCTTTTCAGGTGCATTTCAATTCCTCGCCCGACCCGAGCTGGATTGTGATAGGTATCCGGCGGGAAAAGGAGCTTGAAAGCCGGCGGATAAATGCAAGGGTGAAGCGAATGATAGAGACGGGGCTCGTTGAAGAGGCCGAGATGCTCTACAGCCTCGACAAACCGCTCAGCAAACAGGCCGCCGCTGCGATCGGCTATGCAGAGCTTTTTGAAGTGTTCAAAGGCAATATGGAGCTTGAAAAGGCTGTGGAGCAGATTAAGATTAACACCCGCAAATTCGCAAAATCCCAGCGGACGTGGTTTAAGAATTTTCATAATATCAAATGGATCAATGCAGGGCAGGACGAATCTGAAGTCTCTATTCTGGACAGGGCAATGAAGATCTTGCAGCAGGAAGGCGGGCTGGATGATGGCTGA
- a CDS encoding polyprenyl synthetase family protein, with protein MKANTEQQLPKQLEAAAKIVNRRISEYLENRDDIHPKLKEAVVYAASSPGKRLRAAVIQMVCRLFSGSINQDAITAACSVEMMHAYSLVHDDLPCMDDDQLRRGQPTVHVKFGEASAVLAGDALQSLAFEILAKEIKDSEKAIKLIGILSGFSGAGGMISGQAADMEAENMHSGIEEVEYIHNHKTAMMFAASAAMGAVCGDGKSEDIHNMMQWGIYAGLCFQVVDDLLDESSTPEELGKSTGKDLQQGKATYPAAAGKEESEKRAKALAGKAAEILEIYGQRADNIKSLTQLLYDRKK; from the coding sequence ATGAAAGCTAATACAGAACAGCAGCTCCCAAAACAGCTTGAGGCTGCTGCAAAAATAGTAAACCGGAGAATCAGCGAATATCTCGAAAATCGCGATGATATCCATCCCAAGCTCAAGGAGGCTGTGGTTTATGCCGCAAGCTCTCCGGGCAAGAGGCTTCGGGCAGCGGTTATTCAGATGGTTTGCAGGCTCTTCAGCGGCAGCATAAATCAGGATGCCATTACCGCTGCGTGCAGTGTGGAGATGATGCATGCATATTCGCTTGTGCATGATGATTTGCCTTGTATGGATGATGACCAGCTCCGCAGAGGCCAGCCCACTGTGCATGTAAAATTCGGCGAAGCCTCGGCGGTTCTCGCGGGAGATGCCCTTCAGAGCCTTGCCTTCGAGATCCTCGCAAAGGAAATCAAAGACAGCGAAAAGGCAATTAAACTGATCGGTATCTTGAGCGGTTTCTCAGGAGCAGGGGGGATGATTTCCGGACAGGCTGCAGATATGGAGGCGGAAAATATGCATTCCGGCATTGAAGAAGTGGAATATATCCACAACCACAAAACTGCGATGATGTTTGCAGCCTCAGCCGCTATGGGGGCTGTATGCGGGGATGGAAAATCTGAGGATATTCACAATATGATGCAGTGGGGAATTTACGCAGGGCTCTGTTTTCAGGTGGTGGATGATTTGCTTGATGAAAGCTCTACCCCCGAAGAGCTCGGTAAATCCACTGGAAAAGATCTCCAGCAGGGCAAGGCTACATACCCTGCTGCGGCGGGGAAGGAAGAATCTGAAAAAAGGGCGAAGGCTCTTGCCGGCAAAGCTGCAGAAATCCTTGAAATATACGGTCAAAGAGCAGACAATATCAAAAGCCTTACTCAATTACTTTATGACAGAAAAAAATGA
- the dxs gene encoding 1-deoxy-D-xylulose-5-phosphate synthase: MNDRETEKQTLLDAINSPEDIRQLSIPQLGELAEQIRDFIVSTVSDTGGHLASNLGTIEATLAMHYVFDFSKDYLLWDVGHQCYAHKIITGRKDKFSLLRKEGGVSGFPEPSESSYDRFRVGHAGTSIATGLGIGWGLMDQGRDDKVVSFVGDGSIVNGASFEALNNLPGLPRQMLVVLNDNNMSIDVTRGAVAKIFSKIRLNSTYEELNRTAKTIIEHMPLIGKQVEGAVQRFKKAIRMQQSAGQLFESLNLSYFGPVNGHDIGSLIELFTALKDLDHPAVLHIYTNKGKGYKPAGDNPSKYHSTGPFYINGESKKSGKKSYTKVLGEALCEIAADKNSGVAAITAAMPEGTGLNIFRDHFPDKYYDVGICESAAVDMAAGMAKTGLTPFVCLYSTFLQRAFDQIAHDIAQQNLHVVFCIDRAGVVGDDGPTHHGMLDIGMLRMLPNMILCAPASGEEMRSALMYAEKTKAPVGIRYPRDVLPENLSDIESLSEDFETGKSVLLSAGDADVVLVSYGAVLTEVVEAAKILEQSGLRCDVLNARFAKPIDPQIVELAREGKMLFCLEDHGAAAGFCSAVLEELSKAGVSSENVFCLAAPDEYIDKASRKTQLERCCVGSEEISRQVQARIRDNNLYEKAHT, translated from the coding sequence ATGAACGATAGAGAAACTGAAAAACAAACGCTGCTTGATGCAATAAACTCCCCTGAGGATATCAGGCAGCTTTCAATACCTCAGCTCGGTGAGCTGGCAGAACAGATCAGGGATTTTATAGTCAGCACAGTAAGCGATACAGGCGGGCATCTTGCAAGCAATTTAGGTACAATAGAAGCCACGCTCGCTATGCATTACGTTTTTGATTTCTCTAAAGACTACCTGCTCTGGGACGTGGGGCATCAGTGCTACGCCCATAAGATAATAACGGGCAGGAAGGACAAATTCAGCCTTCTCCGCAAGGAGGGCGGCGTGAGCGGTTTTCCCGAGCCTTCAGAGAGCAGCTACGACCGTTTCCGCGTCGGACACGCTGGTACTTCCATAGCAACGGGTCTCGGCATTGGCTGGGGGCTTATGGATCAGGGCAGGGATGATAAGGTGGTTTCCTTCGTGGGAGACGGGAGCATTGTAAACGGGGCATCATTCGAGGCTCTCAACAATCTGCCCGGTCTGCCGAGGCAGATGCTCGTTGTGCTCAACGACAACAATATGAGCATCGACGTTACAAGAGGAGCTGTAGCCAAGATTTTTTCCAAAATACGCCTCAACAGCACTTACGAAGAGCTCAACAGAACTGCCAAGACTATCATTGAGCATATGCCGCTGATTGGAAAGCAGGTGGAAGGGGCAGTTCAGAGGTTTAAGAAGGCTATCAGGATGCAGCAAAGCGCCGGCCAGCTCTTTGAAAGCCTGAATCTTTCGTATTTCGGACCGGTAAACGGCCACGACATCGGCTCGCTCATAGAGCTTTTCACCGCCCTGAAAGACCTCGATCACCCAGCAGTTCTGCATATATACACAAACAAGGGCAAAGGTTATAAACCTGCCGGGGATAATCCCTCGAAGTACCACTCCACAGGCCCTTTCTATATAAACGGCGAATCGAAGAAGTCTGGAAAGAAGAGCTACACAAAGGTGCTCGGCGAAGCGCTCTGCGAGATTGCAGCTGATAAGAATTCCGGTGTTGCCGCTATAACAGCAGCTATGCCCGAAGGTACGGGGCTCAATATCTTCCGCGATCATTTCCCCGATAAATACTACGATGTGGGGATATGCGAAAGCGCTGCTGTGGATATGGCCGCCGGCATGGCAAAAACCGGCCTAACGCCTTTTGTGTGCCTATATTCAACATTCCTGCAGAGGGCATTCGATCAGATTGCTCACGATATCGCCCAGCAGAATCTGCACGTTGTATTCTGTATCGACAGGGCTGGGGTTGTGGGTGATGACGGCCCAACTCACCACGGTATGCTCGATATTGGTATGCTCAGAATGCTGCCCAATATGATACTCTGCGCTCCGGCAAGCGGGGAGGAAATGAGAAGCGCTCTTATGTATGCTGAGAAAACGAAGGCCCCTGTAGGAATACGCTACCCGCGGGATGTGCTGCCGGAGAACCTCAGCGATATCGAAAGCCTGAGCGAAGATTTCGAAACGGGAAAGAGTGTTTTACTATCGGCAGGTGATGCTGATGTTGTATTGGTTTCTTATGGGGCAGTGCTTACAGAGGTGGTGGAAGCTGCGAAGATTCTCGAACAGAGCGGGCTGCGATGCGATGTGCTTAATGCAAGATTCGCCAAGCCCATAGATCCGCAGATCGTGGAGCTTGCAAGAGAGGGGAAAATGCTTTTCTGCCTTGAAGACCACGGAGCGGCAGCAGGATTCTGCTCGGCTGTGCTGGAGGAGCTTTCCAAGGCGGGCGTTTCTTCGGAAAACGTGTTCTGTCTTGCAGCGCCGGATGAATATATCGATAAGGCCTCGAGAAAAACGCAGCTTGAAAGGTGCTGTGTGGGCAGTGAAGAGATCAGCAGACAGGTTCAGGCAAGAATAAGAGATAATAATTTGTATGAAAAAGCACATACCTAA
- a CDS encoding CDP-alcohol phosphatidyltransferase family protein → MKKHIPNILTISRIALTILLFALLIGIDASRGSLYFWAFVFFAVISATDFLDGFLARRWKVESRFGRVADPFADKIFITGCFIIFAFQQIPVMENLPPGAADALRWSLALIILLRESAVTIVRQIAEKKGFDFSASKFGKIKMFSQCILGAYVLLHSAIFTGSMLSDCLLAAGIIFTAAATAGSGIEAALRLYKAYINQNTPA, encoded by the coding sequence ATGAAAAAGCACATACCTAACATACTCACCATTTCCCGAATAGCTCTCACAATCCTGCTCTTTGCATTGCTGATTGGTATAGACGCCTCTCGGGGCAGTTTGTATTTCTGGGCATTTGTTTTCTTTGCAGTTATCTCTGCCACAGACTTCCTCGACGGCTTCCTCGCAAGAAGATGGAAGGTGGAATCAAGGTTTGGAAGGGTGGCGGATCCGTTCGCCGATAAGATTTTCATAACCGGCTGCTTTATAATCTTCGCATTCCAGCAGATTCCAGTGATGGAGAATCTTCCCCCAGGCGCCGCAGACGCCCTTCGATGGTCGCTGGCTTTGATAATACTGCTCAGGGAATCCGCTGTTACGATTGTAAGGCAGATTGCCGAGAAGAAGGGCTTTGATTTCTCCGCCTCAAAGTTCGGGAAGATTAAGATGTTCTCGCAGTGTATCCTCGGGGCGTATGTGCTTCTGCACTCAGCGATTTTTACAGGCTCAATGCTCTCAGACTGCCTTCTCGCAGCAGGCATCATTTTCACCGCTGCTGCCACTGCCGGCTCAGGAATTGAAGCCGCCCTCCGCCTCTATAAGGCATACATAAACCAAAATACCCCGGCCTGA